Sequence from the Mixophyes fleayi isolate aMixFle1 chromosome 4, aMixFle1.hap1, whole genome shotgun sequence genome:
ATTCAATGGCCCATTCACAGTTCATGTACATCATGAATGGGCAAAAGTATATGTGTATGCATGCAAATGCTTAGAGGATAATACTACATAAGAGTCatatttcttgtttgtttttcttgGTTTTGTTTACTCTAGGCTATTGGTAGAGAAATAATTCTCCACCTGATCGAGTACCTGCTGACAAGTTATCAGAGTGATCCTAATATTACACAACTGATCACCAACACCCGGATACATGTAATGCCTTCTATGAACCCAGATGGCTTTGAAGCTTCAGTTTATCTAGACTGTACTTCTGTAACTGGCAGGTTTGTAGCCAAAACATGTCGAATATATATGACTTGTATAACTGCAAAAAGGTATTTTGTTGGCttgtatgaaaaaaaacccaGTGGATGTtggatacattttaattaatgtacTTTCAGGAGCCACCATAATCAATTTATAGTTTGTGAAGCTGGCCACACATGTGGTAGTCGGGTCGCTCAGTTTGGTGTTTTCAACCAAATATGTGtttcatcattttttatttttttttaacttagaaagttttttattgtgtatataaagtaaagcaaaaacagaCATATCAATGTATCATGGTTATAGTCAATTATATCAGAAATTTGTACATTTATATTGTTAACATATAGCAAGATGCCATACAGAATTAAAAACAAACCAGAAATCCATGGGGTGGGGAGGGGAGGAAGGAATGAGACATATTTAGAGATAATCAACATTTCAAAATGGCACACTTGGGAACATCAGAGCAGTAAGGTTTCCGGATGCTAAATTAGTTACTAAGTGTTGAGGCAGATGTTCCAAATAATATTCATGCCACGGAAACCACTTGGTCAGTGGGAAGGATATGGTAGTGGAGTATCTGAAACCAATGGGGAGGATATGGTAGTGGAGTATCTGAAACCAATGGGGAGGATACGGTAGTGGAGTATCTGAAACCAATGGGGAGGATACGGTAGTGGAGTATCTGAAACCAATGGGGAGGATACGGTAGTGGAGTATCTGAAACCAATCGGGAGGATACGGTAGTGGAGTATCTGAAACCAATCGGGAGGATACGGTAGTGGAGTATCTGAAACCAATGGGGAGGATATGGTAGTGGAGTATCTGAAACCAATGGGGAGGATACGGTAGTGGAGTATCTGAAACCAATGGGGAGGATACGGTAGTGGAGTATCTGAAACCAATGGGGAGGATACGGTAGTGGAGTATCTGAAACCAATGGGGAGGATATGGTAGTGGAGTATCTGAAACCAATGGGGAGGATATGGTAGTGGAGTATCTGAAACCAATGGGGAGGATACGGTAGTGGAGTACCTGAAACCAATGGGGAGGATATGGTAGTGGAGTATCTGAAACCAATGGGGAGGATACGGTAGTGGAGTACCTGAAACCAATGGGGAGGATACGGTAGTGGAGTATCTGAAACCAATCGGGAGGATACGGTAGTGGAGTATCTGAAACCAATGGGGAGGATATGGTAGTGGAGTATCTGAAACCAATGGGGAGGATACGGTAGTGGAGTATCTGAAACCAATGGGGAGGATACGGTAGTGGAGTATCTGAAACCAATGGGGAGGATACGGTAGTGGAGTATCTGAAACCAATGGGGAGGATACGGTAGTGGAGTATCTGAAACCAATGGGGAGGATACGGTAGTGGACTATCTGAAACCaatggtttccatctcatagctgtgtTGTATTTTGGAAATAATTTTTGAAAAGGATGGGGGTAGTGGAGACTTCCAATGTTGGGCTGTAGCTGCCCTAGTGGCAATGAGTATGTCCAGTACGCCCAGTAGCGTAGTGGTTATGGCGTTGGAGATGAGGCAGATAGAGGTGTAGTAATGGTACAGCAGGGCAAGGTAGGACATTGGATTTAGTAACCTGGGATATCAGATAAAAAACCTCGGTCGACAGTGGCCTGATTTTTGGACATGTGTTTTACCATTTTGGTACTTTTGCTACCTGGAGCACACTTGATATGTGTAAAAGTTGACTGCACacatttttattgttatgcaTTATTCAATCTTAGACCCCACACCATTTCACTAGATGGGCACAATGAAGTCAAATATaatataaaggtttttttttctttaatgtatatatattataagcaaGTTGCAATATCATTATATTAAGTACATATATAAACTTACTAAACTGGATGTGAGGTTAAATTGTCAGCTTCCCCACCACAGTTTTGTTTTGCCCTCCTCTGGAACAATGCAggtaaaaatgggaaaaaaaacggTTTTACTTGATAGACGTGCAATCTAATAATGATACTTCATTTCATTAAGGTACAATGCAAAGGGTTTTGACCTGAACAGAAATTTCCCTGATGCTTTTGAGACGAACACTGCTGAGATCCAGCCAGAAACACAGGCAGTAATGGACTGGATTAAGAGCGAGAACTTTGTACTATCCGCTAATTTTCATGGTGGAGCCATGGTTGCCAGCTACTCGTATGATAATTCTTATACTGGTAAGGTTCTAGAGCAGATATGCTCTGTCATTAATTCTCAGGGATAACTAATTTCGGTAAGATTCTAGAGCAGCTATGATGTATCACTGTACTACTGTAGGCATTAAGACCATCCTGATATTTATGTACAGTATAGcatctaaaaaatttttttaactgtaattttatgtattcatttattatgattGTATTAACAggtgtttaatgtatttaatttctcCCATGCGCTCTGATGGGGCTTTATtgtgcacatatgtattgtgcatatcctgcagtatgTTCTGTCTGCATGCGGCAAGTTCCATATAGcaagagtgtacttatacccatattcaaaagGAAATAATGTTTGTACTTGGATACGAGTATGTGAGTGCAATTTCGGTCCGATTTTAAAATCGAAAATTACGatcactttgcattccttgattaatcaggctcaAAATGTATAGCATCCCTAACTATTTTATACATTACTAAGTAAAAGACACTTTCCTAAAGTTAGATACATTGGAAATAGTTTAAATTAGTACTCACCTGATAACTTGTAGCCTCTGCACTGGAATTCTGAGTGAGGGGATTTCAAATATAAGATATAATATGAGGTGCACATAAGGAAACTCGCATATACATTTTTGAACCTCATTGATTCTTAAATCAGTACATCAACCAGTAATTATATCcatcatataaaatacacataaataatacACCCAGTGTTGATGTTGGGGCTGGATAACTTTATTTCTTATTAACATTTTATTAGGTAGGGAACAGGTCAAACATATTAATATGTTATGGTGTTAGCAAACGCCATATAAAAAGACCTTGGTAGAGTGAGTACAATCAGCGTCATACTAGAAgattatatacataataaaagATCATGGTCAGGGATCTTGAATTGGGATTGAATTTAGAGAAGGGTAGGTAGAGAGGATTCTGAAGGTAGATAATTCAGAGTAATGGATGGTCTGGAGTGCCAGTGTCCCCAGGTTTAGGAAAGGTTTAAGTGGGCTAATCCGTAAAGTGAGGACTGAAGGGAAGGAAGTTCTACTATTGCTAGCTCTGTCAGCTTTGTCCCATGCATGTAGGGGATATCTCCATGAAGACGAGGTCTGTTAAGGGAAATGGAAGGGTAGCAACTGCACTCTTTGTCAACCCATGATTTCTTTCCAGACTCGATCTGAGCGCATGTTAAGTGATACTTTTCTATGTTGGGAAGTGAAGGGCTCCCAAGATTGCGTTGTAAATAAAGGAGTGCTCTAGCCATATGGGAAGGTCGGAGATTTTCCTAATATGATCAGTGTACCTtgtttgtgtatttgtatttcagctacAGTTTCCTGAGGAAGGGTAGTTGACCTGTATTGGGGGTATGTATAGATTATGTATGGATAATATGGTAACAAGCATCCGAACTAGGATTAAATATATACCATTTTTACCAGTTAATACCAAAGAGGGAATAAATGGACATGTAACGTTAAATAGAAGTCTTGCCTCATTATTTCTTCAGGGACCATCAGCAGTGAATCCGTGGGGCAATTGTTTGTGAAACATAACACAGCTTTGGCTTGTTTTTCTGTGTGAAATTGTGAGTGGTTtccattttgttttttcttttggcgTTTTGGAGATCCTATGTtttatctccttttttttttttcttttagaatacagtttattttattactgtacctGTCATCAGGTTCTATGCTAGCTGTTTGCTTATTTGCACACTGCACCATGAGAAAAGTAATCTCCCTAGTCAACAGGGAGAGAGCTTTTAGCAGAATATACGCTTTATGAGCTTCAGGAGAGCTGCAAGTATAGAGGAAACCGACTAGAGAGAGGAAGCTATCAAGTCGAGCTCTCAGCTTAAGAACTTGCTATCCTGGGCCAATGTGGTTATGGAGGAACCTGGTAGTACATTGGGTGACAGCTATATCTCAATAGTCCCTGTGTTACCCACATGCTATGAGAAGATAAATGCAGTGGCTGCATAGAAACCACATGTAAACTGACAGTTAATATCTTATACAACTAAAGCATGTGTATGAATTTCTGGAAGCCAAACGTACCCGTTTTTTAAAGCTGCAGTAAAACTTATACTTTTGTAAATAACAGGATTTATGAGCATTTTTCTAACGTTGATGTCTTACTCATACAGTGCCTCCAGACAATGATGTGTTGCGATATCTAGCTCTATTGTACTCTAAAAACAATGCTCCAATGTACAATGGGATTTCTTGTGAAAATACAATCAGTTTTACAGATGGCATTACCAGTGGCGCTTCATGGTACAAATTGCAAGGTGAGCACTTTCCAATCTCATCCACCTCCCTAATTACATGTGTGCATTTCTAAGTTTCAGTGTAtcatttttacaataaatttaaTTTGATTAATGAGCGCAAAGTTTCCAGGATGCTGCAAAAATCTTGAGGACGTGGGAAGGAAATGTTTCATAAGTggatgtttttgttgttgttatcattatttataaagtgtcaacaTATTTGCTGCCTTTCAGATGATATAGTGATATTTTAATACCAACAAATGACAAATATTAAAGTTACACTGTAGCATGAGGTAAGGAGAACCCTGTCCCTGTCAAAGTAAACAAGTAGGCAACATGTGAGACATATTTAGTAAGGGAGAGCAGCAGATGACAAGCAGGTATAGTTTTCCCAAGACGTACAATATATTCACAGCGCAATGGCAAAGAGTGTGAGAGGAGATTACAGAAAGTAGGGAGAATTTGTAAAGAGACAGTGAACTAAAACTAAAGTATGAAGTGGAAAGAAATGGACTGGCCATATTTTACAGAAAACTGAACTAAATACACTAAAAACAAATAGTACAGAAAAGGGTATATGATTAAATTCAGAAAAGGTGGCATAGTGGTTACAAGTGCTGCTgcacagtgctggggccattcaaTTCCAACCAGAGTCCTaactggagtttgtatgttttccacgTGTTTGTGTGTGGGTGCTCCAGATTCCACTCCAGTCCAAgccctaaaaacatactggtatattaagtggctgctgacaaaaatgaacaGTGTCTTtgtgggttagggaatttagataaCCTGCCCCAGTGGGACAAGAAGTGACGTGAACTATTTATTAGCATATATattctgtgtacagtgctgcatgATATGGTGggtctatataaatacattataataaatatattggacCCTAAGAGTTATTTCTAATGTAATTGCATGTGATGAATGATTGACTAGATAATACCGAATATGATATGTAATGAGTTCGATATACCTGTTAATTGTGTTAGTAAATATTTAACCAATGTCCTTTGTGATTCCAGGTGGCATGCAAGATTACAACTACATCTTCAGCCAGTGTGTGGAAATTACCCTGGAGGTGTCATGCTGTAAATATCCAGACTCTTCCACTCTTCAGCAATATTGGATTGATAACAAAGTGTCTGTTATTGAATACATGAAACAAGTACACATGGGTACATGTACATCTATTAGTCATTATCCAGTTCATTGCTGTATCTAATACATGCAGGAAAAatagaatgttaaaaaaataatgcattaaaCTGCACTCAACAGAAATAGCAAAAACTAATATTTAGCAAAAGTGGCGTTATTTAATGAATGTGAAAAAAGTGAAGGAGTAATGAGTGTCTTTATTTCTGGTGTCATATTTGTTTAATTCTGTACATTAAATAGATTGGATTGTTTTGTGCTGAATTGCATGATATGCAAACACTTCTCCATTGAAAATAGTGCTTGAAGCTAACTCTGAACCTGCATTAAAATCCCACCGCTTGGTTCCACTGCACTACCATGCAAAGTTGATAATACTTTCAGGTTTACTTTTATATGGTCATCAAGCACTTCAAATTCCAAATCCTGGCCTGAAGCTTATAGCAGTGTTTGCATTTCCGAGAGGGGTTGAATTGTGCGGGAAGTCCCATTGGAGCCTTGCTTGATGTGCTCCTTCTGGTAATTCGGTAAATAAAATGTCTCTGTTGTTTTAGCATTGTAACATCCTGCATAGCCTCATCACGCAAGGCTCTGATGGAGCGTCATACACAATGGAATCCCCCCCATATCTGTAATACTTAATATGTAAGAGAGCGCTGGCAACTATGAACACGCTTGAAAAACACAAGCACAGAGGGTAGGCTTTCAGGAAAAATATTCATGTTCAAAAGTTGGAAAAGTCTACAAATTTTACATTGACCCATAAAAAAGAAGGCAGTGCAAGGCTTCTACAGTGCCAAAACTTATATTGCAACAGATTCATGTTTTATACAGCCCACTGAGCAGTTTTGGCTCAAATATATTCAAACATTTATGATACCTCCTTTTCCTTCTTTTAGATGCTTGTGGCAGGGACATCTGGTAAAGAGTTTACATACTTGACATGAATTCGCAAACATAC
This genomic interval carries:
- the CPM gene encoding carboxypeptidase M produces the protein MHWVVLSFMCLGVLSLSMQSLDFSYHNTQQLENILMDFNTKYPAITYLHSIGKSVEGRDLWVFVVGKNPTKHTIGIPEFKYVANMHGNEAIGREIILHLIEYLLTSYQSDPNITQLITNTRIHVMPSMNPDGFEASVYLDCTSVTGRYNAKGFDLNRNFPDAFETNTAEIQPETQAVMDWIKSENFVLSANFHGGAMVASYSYDNSYTVPPDNDVLRYLALLYSKNNAPMYNGISCENTISFTDGITSGASWYKLQGGMQDYNYIFSQCVEITLEVSCCKYPDSSTLQQYWIDNKVSVIEYMKQVHMGIKGQVFDMYGKPIPNAILDVKGRERICPYRTDGNGEYYLLLLPGTYTFIVTMLWSSIVQNITVPQSENFSALIHNFYFTDTATSTVPVVTFCNPNGSVSTLQSCILICILRTVLVLLFNVQ